From Granulicella cerasi, a single genomic window includes:
- a CDS encoding SDR family oxidoreductase produces MEMQVMKGRVALVTGATSGLGFASAKRLIEEGAHVYVTGLDDKALAETQERLGPSATAILADSGVKKDMKHVAEEIKRAHGKLDFLQVNAGRLAHNMPLPELTEEEIDRTFDTNFKGVIFTVQTMLDVLRDGASIVLTSSVTVDMGLKGFAHYAGTKAAARAFAKAWTTELKDRNIRVNSISPGIVPTEGFHTEQGMSKEQIADYSAKVSKDIPAGRVGKVEDIANAVLFLASDASDYIRGIDLVVDGGLTEVYAGKNGE; encoded by the coding sequence ATGGAAATGCAAGTCATGAAGGGCCGCGTGGCCTTGGTCACCGGCGCCACCAGCGGATTGGGATTCGCTTCGGCAAAGCGCCTTATCGAAGAAGGGGCTCATGTGTACGTAACAGGTCTGGACGACAAGGCACTTGCTGAGACGCAGGAAAGGCTAGGACCTTCAGCAACGGCAATTCTCGCGGACTCCGGCGTTAAGAAGGATATGAAGCACGTCGCTGAGGAAATCAAGAGGGCACACGGAAAGCTCGACTTCCTGCAGGTGAACGCTGGGCGCCTCGCTCACAATATGCCTTTGCCCGAGCTTACTGAAGAAGAGATCGATAGGACCTTCGACACAAATTTCAAAGGTGTCATTTTCACGGTTCAGACGATGCTCGACGTTTTGCGCGATGGTGCGTCAATCGTCCTGACGTCCTCGGTCACTGTCGACATGGGGTTGAAGGGCTTCGCGCACTATGCAGGGACCAAAGCAGCCGCCCGCGCGTTCGCGAAAGCCTGGACGACGGAACTCAAGGACCGTAACATCCGCGTGAATTCGATCAGCCCGGGTATCGTCCCAACCGAAGGTTTCCATACGGAACAGGGAATGAGCAAGGAGCAGATCGCTGATTATTCCGCAAAGGTCTCAAAGGACATTCCAGCGGGCCGCGTGGGAAAAGTCGAAGACATCGCCAATGCGGTCCTGTTTCTGGCTTCGGATGCGAGTGACTACATCCGTGGAATCGACCTGGTGGTCGATGGAGGCTTAACCGAGGTGTATGCGGGAAAGAATGGAGAATAG
- a CDS encoding aldo/keto reductase: protein MMTKRVLGRSGLEVSALGLGCMGLTMQFGPATDRAEAVKLIRAAYDRGVTFFDTAETYGAANEEMLGEAVEPFRSKVVLGTKFGFKNGDYKTGFDSSPKRIRLVADQSLSRLRTDVIDVFYQHRIDPQVPIEEVAGTVKDLIQEGKVRHFGMCEAGPEMIRRAHAVLPVTALQSEYSMFTRDPEEQILPLLEELGIGFVPFSPLGKGFLTGKIDDKTTFADDDVRKTLPRFAGDARIANQKLVSHIGEIASCKGVTPAQIALAWLLAQKPWIVPIPGTTKVARLEENVKAADLELTAQDIQELDAALTSMPVQGHRYNEQLQKLVNR, encoded by the coding sequence ATGATGACAAAGCGTGTACTAGGCCGCAGTGGACTTGAAGTTTCGGCCCTAGGTCTTGGCTGTATGGGGCTCACGATGCAGTTCGGGCCTGCAACAGATCGAGCTGAAGCGGTGAAGCTGATCCGAGCCGCATACGATCGTGGGGTCACCTTCTTCGACACAGCTGAAACCTATGGTGCGGCCAACGAGGAGATGCTTGGTGAGGCGGTCGAACCATTCCGTTCGAAGGTCGTACTTGGCACCAAGTTCGGCTTTAAGAATGGGGATTACAAGACAGGGTTCGATAGTAGCCCGAAGCGCATTCGGCTTGTGGCGGATCAATCCTTGTCTCGGCTCAGAACCGATGTCATCGACGTGTTTTACCAGCACCGCATCGACCCTCAGGTTCCGATCGAGGAAGTTGCTGGAACGGTGAAGGACCTTATTCAGGAAGGTAAGGTACGGCACTTTGGCATGTGTGAGGCTGGGCCGGAAATGATCCGGCGTGCACACGCAGTTTTGCCTGTTACTGCGCTCCAGAGCGAGTACTCAATGTTTACCCGCGATCCCGAGGAACAAATCCTGCCCCTGCTCGAGGAACTGGGAATTGGCTTCGTTCCGTTTAGTCCGCTCGGCAAGGGTTTTCTCACGGGCAAAATCGACGACAAGACTACGTTCGCGGATGACGACGTGAGGAAAACTCTTCCGCGCTTTGCGGGCGACGCGCGCATCGCGAACCAGAAGCTGGTCTCTCACATTGGAGAGATCGCATCCTGCAAGGGCGTAACCCCGGCACAGATAGCGTTAGCTTGGCTGCTGGCGCAGAAACCCTGGATCGTTCCGATACCCGGTACGACTAAAGTCGCTCGCCTGGAAGAAAACGTGAAGGCGGCTGATCTTGAACTCACGGCACAGGATATCCAGGAGTTGGATGCTGCGCTGACAAGCATGCCGGTGCAGGGACACAGGTATAACGAGCAACTGCAGAAGCTCGTGAATCGCTAG